The genomic stretch GGAGCTGGAGCGCGTTCATCAAGACGATGAAGTCCGCGCGCGTGCGCCCGGCCAGCCGGGGGTTGTGCTGCTTCTCCTCGCCCACCGTGGACACGGCGTGCCCGGCGTAGTCGTGGCCGGGGTACACCACCGTGTCGTCGGGCAGGGTGAAGAGGACGCGGGTGATGGCGTCGTAGAGTTGGCCCGGGTCGCCGTTCTGGAAGTCCGTCCTTCCGGTGCCTCGGATGAGCAGCGCGTCTCCGGTGAAGAGGCGGCGCTCACAGAGGAAGCTCAGGCTGTCGTCGGTGTGACCGGGCGTTTCGAGGACACGGACTTCGAGGCCGCCCACGCGCACGATGTCTCCGTGGTGCACCGTCTGGTCCACGCAGGGCGCGCCGCGGCTGGAGGCCACCACGGTGGCGCCTGTCCGCTCGCGGAGCACCCCCGCGCCGGTGACGTGGTCGGCGTGGACGTGCGTCTCCAGCACGACGGACAACGTGAGGCCCAGCTCCCGGAGGAGCTTCAGGTCGCGCTCCGTCTGTTCCAGCACCGGGTCGATGAGCGCGGCGGCGCCCGTGGCCTCGTCGGCCAGGAGGTACGTATACGTCGAGGTGTCCGCGTCGAAGAGCTGGCGGAAGAGCATCGTTCGCCTCCGTCGGAGTGGGGGTGCGAGGCCGTCATTGCCAGTGACGTGCCAGCAGGCGGGGCGATGGAGGTGGCGGGACTCGTGTCGAGGGGACACGGATTGCCGGCACTGCGGAAACGGACCCTGCGGGCAAGACGGCATGCTTCAAGTGCGCTCTCGTGAAACGCACCTGAAACAGGAGTGAAACGTCGTTTGAGGGCAATGTTCGTGGTGTTTCGTGGCCGACGCCCGCCCGTCGCTCAGCGTTCCACCGACGCACCCAGGTCGCGCAGGCGCCGCCACAGCGTCACGCGGCTGACGCCGAGCAGGCGCGCGGCCTCGGAGCGGTTGCCGCCCGCCTGGGCGAGCGCGGCGCGGATCCGTTCCGGCTCCAGCGAAGCATCCAGGGGAGGCTGCGTCACGGGAACGGCCTGCCGCGGCTCGGAGAACTCCGGTGGCAGGTCCGCCTCTCGGACCACCGGGCCTTCGCCAATGACATAGGCGTACTCCATCACGTTGCGCAGCTCGCGCACGTTGCCGGGCCAGGGGTGCTCCTCCAGCAATCGGCGGGCGCCAGGAGAGAAGCGCTCCACGCGGCGGGTGCCTCGCTGGTGCAG from Myxococcus xanthus encodes the following:
- a CDS encoding MBL fold metallo-hydrolase, whose protein sequence is MLFRQLFDADTSTYTYLLADEATGAAALIDPVLEQTERDLKLLRELGLTLSVVLETHVHADHVTGAGVLRERTGATVVASSRGAPCVDQTVHHGDIVRVGGLEVRVLETPGHTDDSLSFLCERRLFTGDALLIRGTGRTDFQNGDPGQLYDAITRVLFTLPDDTVVYPGHDYAGHAVSTVGEEKQHNPRLAGRTRADFIVLMNALQLPPPRKLDVAVPANRACGHTPPSPSLQA